From Segatella copri, the proteins below share one genomic window:
- a CDS encoding deoxynucleoside kinase codes for MYIAIAGNIGSGKTTLTKMLSKHYGWKQYLEPVAENPYIDDYYKDISRWALNMEVFYLKQRFKNLLEIQHSKETVIQDRTIFEGVYVFAANNRKMGNMDQRDYETYMELFESMMEVVEMPELMIYLRSSVPHLVKNIQKRGRDYEQKMPLDYLEGINNLYEDFIMNKYKGKVLIVEVDNLDFEHNPKQFGEIVDKIDAKLFGLFS; via the coding sequence ATGTATATAGCAATAGCAGGAAATATCGGTAGTGGCAAGACAACACTCACCAAGATGCTTTCTAAACATTATGGATGGAAACAGTACTTGGAGCCCGTGGCTGAAAACCCCTATATCGATGACTATTACAAGGATATCTCGCGATGGGCTCTCAATATGGAGGTGTTCTATCTGAAGCAGCGATTCAAGAATCTGCTGGAAATCCAACACAGTAAAGAGACGGTTATCCAGGACCGCACCATCTTTGAGGGTGTTTATGTCTTTGCGGCCAACAACCGGAAGATGGGCAACATGGACCAGCGCGACTACGAGACTTATATGGAGCTTTTCGAGTCGATGATGGAAGTGGTGGAGATGCCTGAACTGATGATATATCTCCGTTCTTCAGTTCCTCACCTCGTGAAGAATATCCAGAAGCGCGGCCGTGATTATGAGCAGAAGATGCCTTTGGATTATCTGGAAGGTATCAACAATCTTTACGAAGATTTCATCATGAACAAGTATAAGGGCAAGGTGCTTATCGTAGAAGTTGATAATCTCGATTTCGAGCACAATCCCAAGCAGTTTGGTGAAATCGTAGATAAGATAGATGCCAAGCTCTTCGGGCTGTTCTCTTAA
- a CDS encoding deoxynucleoside kinase codes for MHIAIAGNIGSGKTTLTKMLAKRYGWKANFEPVDNNPYLADYYKDMERWSFNLQIYFLNKRFHDVVEISRSEQTIVQDRTIFEDARIFAPNLHDIGMMSDRDFKNYTDLFDLMISLVKLPDLMIYIKSSIPTLVKHIEKRGRDFEKSIRIDYLQGLNKRYEDWIKDYKGRLIIIDGDNLEFGENPEDFRKVTDLIDAELFGLFAEKEV; via the coding sequence ATGCATATAGCAATAGCAGGAAATATAGGTAGCGGCAAGACAACATTAACCAAGATGCTTGCCAAGAGATATGGCTGGAAAGCTAATTTCGAGCCGGTAGATAATAATCCATATCTGGCTGATTATTATAAGGATATGGAACGTTGGTCGTTTAATCTTCAGATTTACTTCCTGAACAAGCGATTCCATGATGTTGTGGAGATTTCACGTTCAGAGCAGACCATCGTACAGGATAGAACCATCTTCGAGGATGCGCGTATCTTTGCGCCTAATCTTCACGATATCGGTATGATGAGCGACAGGGATTTCAAAAACTATACCGATCTCTTCGATCTGATGATCAGTCTGGTGAAACTCCCTGACCTGATGATATATATCAAGAGCAGCATTCCTACGCTCGTGAAGCATATCGAGAAGCGTGGCCGCGATTTCGAGAAGAGCATCCGCATCGATTACCTCCAGGGTTTGAACAAGCGTTATGAGGATTGGATCAAGGATTATAAAGGTCGCCTCATCATCATCGATGGTGATAATCTGGAGTTCGGAGAGAATCCGGAAGACTTCCGGAAGGTTACTGACCTGATAGATGCTGAGCTCTTCGGCCTGTTTGCTGAAAAGGAGGTTTAA
- a CDS encoding NADH-quinone oxidoreductase subunit A codes for MNFTLFITVLLTAVTLVVAAYVIAKLIGPRSYNPVKGEPFECGIPTRGSSWLPSHIGYYLFAILFLMFDIETVLLYPWAVVVKQFGSMALVSIGFFLLVLVFGLAYAWRKGALEWK; via the coding sequence ATGAACTTTACACTATTTATCACCGTTTTGCTGACGGCTGTAACCTTGGTGGTGGCTGCTTATGTCATCGCGAAGTTGATCGGTCCTCGTTCATACAATCCGGTAAAGGGTGAACCTTTTGAGTGCGGTATTCCGACTCGTGGCAGCTCATGGTTGCCATCACACATCGGCTACTACCTCTTCGCCATCCTTTTCCTGATGTTTGACATCGAGACAGTATTGCTTTACCCATGGGCAGTCGTAGTTAAGCAGTTTGGATCTATGGCTCTCGTGAGCATCGGGTTCTTCCTGTTGGTATTGGTATTTGGCCTTGCTTATGCTTGGCGGAAAGGAGCATTGGAATGGAAGTAA
- a CDS encoding NADH-quinone oxidoreductase subunit B has protein sequence MEVNKRASIKSIPYDEFKDNDTLEKIAQELNEGGANVVVGSLDAAINWGRSNSLWSLTFGTSCCGIEFMAVGCARYDFSRFGFEVTRNSPRQADLIMCAGTITNKMAPVFKRLYDEMAEPKYVVAVGGCAISGGPFKKSYNVVRGISELVPVDVYIPGCPPRPEAILYGMMQLQRKVKVEKFFGGANHKMSQDEKELSMSKGGLRGLSNENLSDSEKLGHKEPIIVTEVPEDFDPQKGLTD, from the coding sequence ATGGAAGTAAACAAAAGAGCCTCTATCAAGAGTATTCCTTACGACGAGTTTAAGGACAATGATACCCTCGAAAAGATTGCGCAGGAGCTCAATGAGGGTGGTGCTAACGTGGTAGTCGGTTCGCTCGATGCTGCCATCAACTGGGGACGCAGTAACTCACTCTGGTCTTTGACCTTCGGTACTTCTTGCTGTGGTATCGAGTTCATGGCTGTAGGTTGTGCGCGTTACGACTTCTCACGTTTCGGTTTCGAGGTAACCCGTAACTCTCCACGTCAGGCTGACTTGATCATGTGTGCCGGTACTATTACCAATAAGATGGCACCTGTTTTCAAACGTTTGTACGATGAAATGGCTGAGCCTAAGTATGTGGTAGCTGTAGGTGGATGCGCCATCTCTGGTGGTCCGTTCAAGAAGAGCTACAATGTGGTTCGTGGTATCAGCGAGTTGGTTCCTGTGGATGTTTATATCCCTGGTTGTCCTCCACGCCCTGAGGCTATCCTTTATGGTATGATGCAGTTGCAGCGTAAGGTAAAGGTTGAGAAATTCTTCGGTGGTGCCAACCACAAGATGTCTCAGGATGAGAAGGAACTCTCTATGAGCAAGGGTGGTCTTCGCGGCTTGAGCAACGAGAACCTCTCTGACAGCGAGAAGCTCGGACACAAGGAGCCTATCATCGTAACTGAAGTACCTGAGGATTTCGACCCTCAGAAAGGTCTAACTGATTAA
- a CDS encoding NADH-quinone oxidoreductase subunit C: MKLNNIELSFDNFASEMAKLKNEKHFDYLVTIIGEDFGEEGLGCIYILENTQTNERCSVKTIAKKVDGSDVIPTVINLWKVADLLEREVFDFVGIKFLGHPDMRRLFLRTDFQGYPLRKDFDMSPEANKFPCTDEPEDDFTMEYSLSEDGHLVATEKRRFDEDDYVVNIGPNHPSTHGVLRLQTVIDGETVKRIYPHLGYIHRGIEKMWENMTYPQTLALTDRLNYLSAMMHRHALVGVIEEAMGIELSDRIRYIRTIMDELQRIDSHLLYLGCTAQDLGALTAFLYCMRDREHVLNVMEETTGGRLIQNYYRIGGLQADIDPNFVQNVKTLCKYLRPMIQEYLDVFGDNVITHNRLEGVGPMNYEDCINYAVTGPAGRASGWKNDTRKRHPYDMYDKVEWKEITLTGCDSMDRYYVHIQELYQSLDIIEQLIDNIPEGEYYIKQKPIIKVPEGQWYFSVEGASGEFGVYLDSKGDKSPYRMKMRPMGLSLTGALDPMLRGQKIADLITTGAAIDFVIPDIDR; encoded by the coding sequence ATGAAACTGAATAATATTGAATTGAGTTTTGATAATTTCGCCTCTGAAATGGCGAAGTTGAAGAACGAGAAGCATTTCGACTACCTTGTTACCATCATCGGTGAAGACTTCGGTGAGGAAGGTCTCGGATGTATCTATATTCTCGAGAATACTCAGACCAACGAGCGCTGCTCAGTAAAGACCATCGCCAAGAAGGTGGATGGCAGTGATGTGATTCCTACAGTTATTAACCTTTGGAAGGTAGCTGACCTCCTGGAGCGTGAAGTCTTCGATTTTGTCGGCATCAAGTTCCTGGGTCACCCAGATATGCGTCGTCTCTTCCTCCGTACCGATTTCCAGGGCTATCCATTGCGCAAGGACTTCGATATGAGTCCTGAGGCAAACAAGTTCCCTTGTACTGATGAGCCAGAGGATGACTTCACCATGGAGTATTCCTTGAGCGAGGATGGACATCTCGTTGCTACAGAGAAGCGTCGCTTCGACGAGGATGACTATGTGGTCAACATCGGTCCTAACCACCCATCTACCCACGGTGTGCTCCGCTTGCAGACCGTTATCGATGGTGAGACCGTGAAGCGTATCTATCCACACCTCGGTTATATCCACCGTGGTATCGAGAAGATGTGGGAGAACATGACCTATCCTCAGACCTTGGCATTGACCGACCGTCTGAACTATCTTTCTGCGATGATGCACCGCCACGCTCTGGTAGGCGTTATCGAGGAGGCTATGGGTATTGAACTCTCAGACCGCATCCGCTACATCCGTACCATCATGGATGAGTTGCAGCGTATCGACTCACACTTGTTGTACCTCGGCTGTACCGCACAGGACTTGGGTGCCTTGACCGCATTCCTTTACTGTATGCGCGACCGTGAGCACGTATTGAACGTGATGGAGGAGACAACCGGTGGCCGTCTGATCCAGAACTACTACCGTATCGGTGGTCTGCAGGCAGATATCGACCCTAACTTCGTTCAGAATGTGAAGACCCTCTGCAAGTATCTCCGTCCGATGATTCAGGAGTACCTCGACGTATTCGGCGACAACGTGATTACCCACAACCGTCTCGAAGGTGTAGGTCCAATGAACTATGAGGATTGTATCAACTATGCCGTAACCGGTCCTGCTGGTCGTGCATCAGGTTGGAAGAACGATACCCGCAAGCGTCATCCATACGATATGTACGACAAGGTAGAGTGGAAGGAAATCACCCTTACCGGTTGCGATTCTATGGATCGTTACTATGTACACATCCAGGAGTTGTATCAGAGCTTGGACATCATCGAGCAGTTGATTGACAACATTCCAGAGGGTGAGTACTACATCAAGCAGAAGCCAATCATCAAGGTTCCAGAGGGACAGTGGTACTTCTCTGTAGAGGGTGCCAGCGGCGAGTTTGGTGTATATCTCGACTCAAAGGGTGACAAGAGTCCATACCGTATGAAGATGCGTCCGATGGGTCTCTCACTCACAGGAGCCTTGGATCCAATGCTCCGTGGTCAGAAGATCGCCGACCTCATCACTACAGGTGCAGCAATCGATTTCGTAATCCCTGATATTGATAGATAA
- the nuoH gene encoding NADH-quinone oxidoreductase subunit NuoH has protein sequence MFDFSIVTTFIDNLLRQTLGLGDFLSILIECVLVGICILTAYALIAIVLIFMERKVCAYFQCRLGPMRVGPWGIFQVFADVLKMLIKEIFAVDRADKLLYYIAPFLVIIASVGTFSFLPWNKGAHILDFNVGVFLITAVSSIGVLGVFLAGWASNNKYSVVSAMRGAVQMISYEMSLGLCLISAVVLTGTMQVSGIVEAQTGAWNWLIIKGHVPAILAFLVFLVAGNAEANRGPFDLAEAESELTAGYHTEYSGMGFGFYYLAEYLNLFVISGIASTVFLGGWAPLNIGIEGFDNLMNLIPGFIWFFGKTFAVVWLLMWVRWTFPRLRIDQILKLEWKYLMPLSLVILILMTVCVAFGFHG, from the coding sequence ATGTTTGATTTTAGTATAGTAACAACATTCATCGACAATCTGCTTCGCCAGACCTTGGGTCTGGGCGACTTCCTGTCGATTCTGATTGAGTGCGTGCTCGTGGGTATCTGTATTTTGACAGCATACGCCCTCATCGCTATCGTACTTATCTTCATGGAGCGTAAGGTGTGTGCCTACTTCCAGTGCCGTCTTGGCCCTATGCGTGTAGGTCCTTGGGGTATCTTCCAGGTATTCGCCGACGTGCTCAAGATGTTGATCAAGGAGATCTTCGCTGTAGATAGAGCCGACAAGCTGCTCTACTACATAGCACCATTCCTCGTGATCATTGCCTCTGTAGGTACTTTCTCATTCCTTCCATGGAACAAGGGAGCTCATATTCTTGACTTCAACGTAGGTGTATTCCTCATCACAGCCGTAAGTTCTATCGGCGTGCTGGGTGTGTTCCTCGCAGGTTGGGCATCTAACAACAAGTACTCTGTGGTATCTGCCATGCGTGGTGCCGTACAGATGATTTCTTATGAGATGTCTCTCGGTCTCTGTCTGATTTCTGCAGTAGTTCTTACCGGCACCATGCAGGTAAGCGGTATCGTAGAGGCACAGACTGGTGCTTGGAACTGGTTGATTATCAAGGGCCATGTGCCAGCTATCCTGGCTTTCCTGGTATTCCTCGTAGCAGGTAATGCTGAGGCTAACCGTGGTCCTTTCGACTTGGCTGAGGCTGAGAGTGAGTTGACCGCTGGTTACCACACTGAGTATTCAGGTATGGGCTTCGGTTTCTACTACCTGGCAGAGTACCTCAACCTCTTCGTGATTTCTGGTATTGCTTCTACCGTATTCCTCGGTGGTTGGGCGCCATTGAACATCGGTATCGAGGGCTTCGACAATCTGATGAACCTCATCCCAGGTTTCATCTGGTTCTTCGGTAAGACCTTCGCGGTGGTATGGCTCCTGATGTGGGTACGTTGGACATTCCCACGTCTCCGTATCGACCAGATTCTGAAGTTGGAGTGGAAGTATCTGATGCCATTGTCACTGGTCATCCTGATCTTGATGACAGTATGCGTAGCATTCGGATTCCACGGATAA
- a CDS encoding NuoI/complex I 23 kDa subunit family protein, giving the protein MSNNSYFGGIAAGLKTLAIGMKTTMKEYFTPKSTEQYPENRKTTLHISPRFRGRLVFVRDENEAYKCVGCTLCEKSCPNDTIKIQTEMVEDPETGKKKRKLVDYQYDLGDCMFCELCVNACNFGAIKFVNDFENAVFDRNKLVMHLDKEVYKGGSLPNLIDGGAPLEIGKFNTKTK; this is encoded by the coding sequence ATGTCTAACAATTCATATTTCGGCGGTATTGCTGCGGGTTTGAAAACCCTCGCTATCGGTATGAAGACTACCATGAAGGAGTACTTCACACCAAAGAGCACAGAGCAGTATCCTGAGAACCGCAAGACTACACTCCACATCTCTCCACGTTTCCGTGGTCGCCTGGTCTTTGTTCGTGATGAGAACGAGGCTTACAAGTGTGTGGGTTGTACATTGTGTGAGAAGTCATGCCCTAACGATACCATCAAGATTCAGACCGAGATGGTGGAGGACCCAGAGACAGGCAAGAAGAAGCGCAAGCTGGTAGATTACCAGTACGACTTGGGCGACTGCATGTTCTGCGAGCTCTGTGTCAACGCATGTAACTTCGGTGCAATCAAGTTTGTCAACGATTTCGAGAATGCAGTCTTCGACCGCAACAAGTTGGTGATGCACCTTGACAAGGAGGTTTATAAGGGCGGAAGCCTTCCTAACCTCATCGATGGTGGTGCTCCATTGGAAATCGGTAAGTTTAACACCAAGACTAAGTAA
- a CDS encoding NADH-quinone oxidoreductase subunit J family protein: MITANLFMFVILAVVILGSAIMCVFTKRIMRAATFLLFVLFGVAGMFFLLDYTYLGAAQISVYAGGITMLYVFAIQLVSKRTLQGLLEHVKGSKVVGRALVCLVGFVTLAVIVLKNHFIDMAATVADTEVPMDQVGSALVGADKYGYVLPFEFISVFLLACIIGGILIARKEDKK; encoded by the coding sequence ATGATAACAGCAAATTTATTTATGTTCGTCATCTTGGCAGTAGTCATCCTTGGCTCAGCCATCATGTGCGTGTTCACCAAGCGCATCATGCGTGCGGCAACCTTCCTGTTGTTCGTACTCTTCGGTGTAGCAGGCATGTTCTTCCTGCTCGACTATACTTATCTGGGTGCAGCTCAGATTTCTGTATATGCCGGTGGTATCACCATGCTTTATGTCTTCGCTATCCAGTTGGTATCAAAGCGTACCCTCCAGGGTCTTTTGGAGCATGTCAAGGGTAGCAAGGTTGTAGGTCGCGCACTCGTCTGCCTCGTTGGTTTCGTAACCTTGGCAGTCATCGTGTTGAAGAATCACTTTATTGATATGGCTGCAACCGTAGCCGACACCGAGGTGCCAATGGACCAGGTAGGTTCTGCACTGGTAGGTGCTGACAAGTATGGCTATGTATTGCCATTCGAGTTTATCTCTGTATTCCTGTTGGCATGTATCATCGGTGGTATCTTAATCGCAAGAAAGGAGGATAAGAAATGA
- the nuoK gene encoding NADH-quinone oxidoreductase subunit NuoK: MIPVQYFFVLSALLFFIGVYGFCTRRNLVAMLISIELVLNAADLNFAVFNRILFPGQLEGFFFTLFSIGVAAAETAVALAIIINVYRNYHSDQVNSIENMKF; the protein is encoded by the coding sequence ATGATTCCAGTACAATATTTCTTCGTGCTCTCAGCACTCTTGTTCTTCATCGGAGTCTATGGCTTCTGTACACGCCGTAACCTCGTTGCCATGCTCATCTCCATCGAGCTTGTATTGAATGCAGCCGACCTGAACTTCGCTGTGTTCAACCGCATCCTCTTTCCAGGACAGTTGGAAGGTTTCTTCTTCACATTGTTCTCTATCGGAGTAGCAGCAGCCGAGACAGCCGTAGCACTCGCTATTATTATCAACGTTTACCGCAACTATCACAGTGACCAGGTGAACAGTATTGAAAACATGAAATTCTAA
- the nuoL gene encoding NADH-quinone oxidoreductase subunit L has protein sequence MEYNYAFLILLLPFLSFLVLGLVGMKMKRPVAALIGTVLMGCVFAMSVYTAYEYFFAVGRDASTGMYPTVTVFNFTWLKFTELLTFNIGFRLSPISVLMLIVITTVSFMVHIYSFGYMAERDENYKVEEYEKGMQRFYAYLSLFTMSMLGLVVATNIFQMYLFWELVGVCSYLLIGFYYPKHAAVHASKKAFIVTRFADLFFLIGILFYSFYVGTFNYDLNAQPELNSALAGAAWVMPTALFLMFIGGAGKSAMFPLHIWLPDAMEGPTPVSALIHAATMVVAGVYQVASLFPIWVQYAPETLHYVAYIAAFTAFYAAAVACCQRDIKRGLAFSTISQIAYMLVALGVCFAVDNHHGGLGYMAGIFHLFTHAMFKALLFLCSGAIIVIIGSNFKEYMGGLHKYMPITNICFLIGCLAIAGIPPFAGFWSKDEIISACFQFSPFMGWFMTVVAGMTAFYMFRLYYVIFWGQSYYELDPENRRKPQEVPFVMWGPLVFLAIISCLCGLIPFGHFVSATGQSYDIHIDMSVATTSVIVAIIGIGLATYMYAPKKTPLADALAKKMPKLHKAALNRFYIDDAWQFFTHKIVFGCFSKPIAWFDRRVIDGTFNFMAWGTQEAGETIRPWQSGDVRSYAIWFLTGTVALTLCLLALF, from the coding sequence ATGGAATACAATTATGCATTTTTGATACTTCTTCTGCCATTCCTGAGCTTCCTGGTTCTGGGACTTGTGGGTATGAAGATGAAAAGACCGGTAGCAGCACTCATCGGTACCGTATTGATGGGCTGTGTATTCGCGATGTCTGTCTATACAGCATACGAGTACTTCTTTGCAGTGGGTCGTGATGCCTCAACAGGTATGTACCCAACTGTTACCGTATTTAATTTCACATGGTTGAAGTTTACTGAGTTGCTCACCTTCAACATCGGTTTCCGCCTGAGCCCAATCTCTGTATTGATGCTCATCGTGATTACCACCGTCAGCTTCATGGTTCACATCTACAGCTTCGGCTATATGGCAGAGCGTGATGAGAACTACAAGGTTGAGGAATATGAGAAGGGTATGCAGCGTTTCTACGCTTACCTGAGCCTCTTCACCATGTCAATGTTGGGCCTGGTAGTAGCTACCAACATCTTCCAGATGTATCTGTTCTGGGAGTTGGTGGGTGTTTGCTCATACCTGCTCATCGGTTTCTACTATCCAAAGCATGCTGCAGTTCATGCCAGCAAGAAGGCGTTCATCGTAACCCGTTTCGCTGACCTCTTCTTCCTCATCGGTATCCTGTTCTACAGCTTCTATGTAGGAACCTTCAACTATGACTTGAATGCTCAGCCAGAGTTGAACTCAGCTTTGGCAGGTGCTGCTTGGGTAATGCCAACAGCGTTGTTCCTCATGTTCATCGGTGGTGCCGGTAAGAGTGCGATGTTCCCATTGCACATCTGGTTGCCAGATGCGATGGAGGGTCCAACTCCTGTTTCTGCGTTGATCCACGCCGCTACCATGGTTGTAGCCGGTGTATATCAGGTAGCCAGCCTCTTCCCAATCTGGGTACAGTATGCTCCTGAGACTCTTCACTATGTAGCTTACATTGCAGCCTTCACCGCATTCTATGCAGCAGCCGTAGCTTGCTGCCAGCGTGATATCAAGCGTGGTCTGGCTTTCTCTACTATCTCTCAGATTGCCTACATGCTCGTAGCTCTCGGCGTCTGCTTCGCAGTAGATAACCACCACGGTGGTTTGGGTTACATGGCTGGTATCTTCCACCTGTTTACCCACGCTATGTTCAAGGCATTGCTCTTCCTCTGCTCTGGTGCCATCATCGTCATCATCGGCAGCAACTTCAAGGAGTACATGGGCGGTTTGCACAAGTACATGCCTATTACCAACATCTGCTTCCTCATCGGTTGCTTGGCGATTGCAGGTATTCCTCCATTCGCAGGTTTCTGGTCAAAGGATGAGATTATCTCAGCTTGCTTCCAGTTCTCTCCATTCATGGGCTGGTTCATGACAGTGGTTGCCGGTATGACTGCATTCTACATGTTCCGTCTCTACTACGTAATCTTCTGGGGACAGAGCTACTATGAGCTTGATCCTGAGAACCGTCGCAAGCCACAGGAGGTTCCTTTCGTGATGTGGGGTCCATTGGTATTCCTCGCCATCATCTCTTGTCTCTGTGGTCTGATTCCATTCGGTCACTTCGTATCTGCTACAGGTCAGAGCTACGATATCCATATCGACATGAGTGTGGCAACTACATCTGTGATTGTTGCTATCATCGGTATCGGTCTGGCTACTTACATGTATGCTCCTAAGAAGACTCCATTGGCAGACGCTTTGGCTAAGAAGATGCCTAAGTTGCACAAGGCAGCGTTGAACCGTTTCTATATCGACGATGCTTGGCAGTTCTTCACCCACAAGATTGTCTTCGGTTGCTTCTCAAAGCCAATCGCATGGTTCGACCGTCGCGTTATCGATGGTACCTTCAACTTCATGGCTTGGGGTACACAGGAGGCAGGTGAAACCATCCGCCCATGGCAGAGTGGTGATGTTCGCAGCTATGCTATCTGGTTCCTCACCGGTACCGTAGCATTGACATTGTGCCTGCTCGCACTATTTTAA
- a CDS encoding complex I subunit 4 family protein, with protein MNLSIFVIVPLLMLLGLWLARNDKQVRGVMVAGASVLLGLSIYLVFAFLEARETMPADQAPMLFTYCVPWFEPLHINYSLGVDGISVVMILLTSIIVFTGTFASWQMEPMKKEYFLWFTLLSIGVYGFFISIDMFTMFMFYEVALIPMYLLIGVWGSGAKEYSAMKLTLMLMGGSALLVIGILGIYFYSGAQTFEILDIAHHTNGAHAIPESVQNVFFPLLFIGFGILGALFPFHTWSPDGHASAPTAVSMLHAGVLMKLGGYGCFRIAMFLLPAATHGFWIKVFLVLTTISIVYGALSACVQTDLKYINAYSSVSHCGMVLFALCMMTETAATGAILQMLSHGLMTALFFAVIGMIYHQAGTRDVRYLGGLMKIIPFLSVGYAVAGLANLGLPGFSGFVAEMTIFVGSFQNADTFHRVCTIIACTSIVVTAVYILRCVGKILYQKVPNPKLEKLHDATWDERIAVAGLIACVAGLGMFPLWAEEIIMDAVGPIFSVIM; from the coding sequence ATGAATTTAAGTATATTCGTCATAGTACCACTCCTGATGTTGCTCGGCCTCTGGTTGGCACGCAACGACAAGCAGGTTCGTGGTGTGATGGTAGCAGGTGCCAGCGTATTGCTCGGCCTCTCCATCTATTTGGTGTTTGCATTTCTCGAAGCTCGTGAGACAATGCCAGCCGACCAAGCTCCGATGCTCTTCACCTACTGTGTGCCTTGGTTTGAACCATTGCACATTAACTATTCACTCGGTGTGGATGGTATCTCAGTGGTGATGATTCTCCTGACTTCTATCATCGTGTTCACCGGTACATTTGCTTCTTGGCAGATGGAACCAATGAAGAAGGAATACTTCCTCTGGTTCACACTCCTGAGCATCGGTGTATATGGCTTCTTCATCTCTATCGACATGTTCACCATGTTCATGTTCTATGAGGTTGCGCTGATTCCTATGTACCTCCTCATCGGTGTATGGGGTAGTGGTGCAAAGGAGTATTCAGCCATGAAGTTGACTTTGATGTTGATGGGTGGTTCAGCCCTTTTGGTTATCGGTATCCTGGGTATCTACTTCTACAGTGGTGCTCAGACCTTCGAAATCCTCGATATCGCTCACCATACCAATGGTGCTCATGCGATTCCAGAGAGCGTGCAGAACGTGTTCTTCCCATTGCTCTTCATCGGTTTCGGTATCCTTGGTGCGCTGTTCCCATTCCACACATGGTCTCCTGATGGTCACGCCAGTGCGCCAACAGCCGTATCTATGTTGCACGCCGGTGTATTGATGAAGCTTGGTGGTTACGGTTGCTTCCGTATCGCTATGTTCCTCTTGCCAGCTGCTACTCACGGATTCTGGATCAAGGTGTTCCTCGTACTGACTACCATCTCTATCGTATATGGTGCTTTGTCAGCATGTGTACAGACCGACTTGAAGTACATCAACGCTTACTCATCAGTATCTCACTGTGGTATGGTGCTCTTCGCTCTCTGTATGATGACCGAGACAGCCGCTACTGGTGCAATCCTCCAGATGTTGTCTCACGGTTTGATGACCGCCCTCTTCTTCGCCGTTATCGGTATGATTTATCATCAGGCTGGTACACGTGACGTACGTTATCTGGGTGGTTTGATGAAGATTATCCCATTCCTCTCAGTAGGTTATGCAGTAGCTGGTTTGGCTAACCTCGGTTTGCCAGGTTTCTCAGGTTTCGTAGCCGAGATGACCATCTTCGTAGGTTCTTTCCAGAATGCAGATACATTCCATCGCGTATGTACCATCATCGCATGTACCTCAATCGTAGTAACAGCGGTTTACATTCTGCGTTGTGTTGGTAAGATCCTTTATCAGAAGGTTCCTAATCCAAAGTTGGAGAAGCTTCACGATGCTACCTGGGACGAGCGTATCGCTGTAGCAGGTCTTATCGCCTGCGTTGCAGGTCTCGGTATGTTCCCACTTTGGGCAGAGGAGATTATCATGGACGCTGTAGGTCCTATCTTTAGTGTAATCATGTAA